One Tunturibacter gelidoferens genomic region harbors:
- a CDS encoding radical SAM protein, translating into MPKAKIAEKALTYGAKAGWAVFNKLNSFSPNASFTPKWSDKPLLKSYQKEKPPLGWPRTTDSLCPKCIPEIRQQIVDGKLPHEILLNEKVGEIKAQIIERNGEILMVKDCPIHGHFEDLMSIDTAFFKHLEEVFPGRDIRAHNDEKLHNHGTSTVTHGRGSVLTIDLTNRCNMMCDPCFMDANQVGFVHELTWDEIKTMLDNAVTIKPKRQMSVQFSGGEPTLSPYFLDAVSYARKVGYTSVQAATNGIEFAKSKEFAKAAAEAGLRYAYLQFDGIGNAANSHRKVGNAFDVKLQAIHNLHEAGVDIVPVTTIVNGINNEQVGRIIEFALDNPKKINFLSFQPVSFTGRDEDISDERRQAQRYTLSHLAHDVKNQTGLGEPTRDWFPISFMSTFSDWADLVHGPDRDWGQLSCGCHPNCGISMALMIDKETKEAVPVTAFINADRLAKDVARINDAARGKWLSIIGVTLALLRNYKPEAAPTHFKIKDLLQKFDKSFGATGRSYGKVTADRTMADIEKRRGDRWNFLFIAGMWFQDLFNYDFRRTEQCIIPYATQEGEISFCAYNTGVGWRNIIEKMHMTSTLTKWYEEHGRHEIFAGGKKVGLEAEMKYDLVLNDEHVNAAANDTFDKSGIAKNSREEKIRARDAKIKQDAENARMAKLYRKEILQEPDAPAGFISLGEIKAAPAPKVEETVSGD; encoded by the coding sequence ATGCCGAAGGCCAAAATTGCTGAAAAAGCTCTCACCTATGGAGCCAAAGCAGGTTGGGCAGTATTCAATAAGCTGAACTCATTCAGCCCCAACGCCAGCTTCACCCCTAAGTGGAGCGACAAGCCGCTTCTGAAGAGCTATCAGAAAGAGAAGCCGCCTCTCGGTTGGCCCCGCACCACTGACTCTCTCTGCCCGAAGTGTATTCCGGAGATCCGTCAGCAGATCGTGGACGGTAAACTGCCTCACGAGATTCTGCTCAATGAGAAGGTTGGCGAGATCAAGGCCCAGATCATCGAGCGCAACGGCGAGATCCTGATGGTTAAGGACTGCCCGATCCACGGTCACTTCGAAGACCTGATGTCCATCGACACCGCCTTCTTCAAGCACCTCGAAGAGGTCTTCCCCGGCCGCGACATCCGCGCCCACAACGATGAGAAGCTGCACAACCACGGCACGTCCACCGTCACCCACGGCCGTGGTTCGGTTCTCACCATCGACCTTACCAACCGCTGCAACATGATGTGCGACCCCTGCTTCATGGACGCCAATCAGGTCGGCTTCGTCCACGAACTTACCTGGGACGAGATCAAGACCATGCTCGACAACGCGGTCACCATCAAGCCCAAGCGTCAGATGTCGGTTCAGTTCTCCGGCGGCGAGCCCACGCTCTCCCCTTACTTCCTCGACGCCGTCTCTTATGCCCGCAAGGTCGGTTACACCTCCGTTCAAGCCGCGACTAACGGCATCGAGTTCGCCAAGTCGAAGGAGTTCGCCAAGGCTGCTGCTGAAGCCGGTTTGCGCTACGCCTACCTGCAGTTCGACGGTATCGGCAACGCTGCCAACTCGCACCGCAAGGTCGGCAACGCGTTCGACGTAAAGCTCCAGGCCATTCACAATCTGCACGAAGCTGGCGTCGATATCGTTCCCGTCACCACCATCGTCAACGGCATCAACAACGAGCAGGTTGGCCGCATCATCGAGTTCGCGCTCGACAACCCGAAGAAGATCAACTTCCTCTCCTTCCAGCCCGTCAGCTTCACCGGTCGCGACGAAGACATCTCGGACGAGCGCCGTCAGGCACAGCGCTACACCCTGTCACACCTCGCGCACGATGTGAAGAATCAGACCGGCCTCGGCGAGCCGACCCGCGACTGGTTCCCAATCTCCTTCATGTCCACCTTCTCGGACTGGGCCGACCTCGTTCACGGGCCGGACCGCGACTGGGGCCAGCTCTCTTGCGGCTGCCACCCGAACTGCGGTATCTCGATGGCCCTGATGATCGACAAAGAGACCAAGGAAGCGGTTCCCGTCACCGCGTTCATCAATGCAGACCGCCTCGCCAAGGACGTCGCACGCATCAACGACGCAGCCCGCGGCAAGTGGCTCTCCATCATCGGCGTCACGCTCGCGCTGCTCCGCAACTACAAGCCTGAGGCTGCACCGACCCACTTCAAGATCAAGGACCTGCTGCAGAAGTTCGATAAGAGCTTCGGCGCAACGGGCCGCAGCTACGGTAAAGTCACCGCAGACCGCACCATGGCCGACATTGAGAAGCGCCGCGGCGATCGTTGGAACTTCCTCTTCATCGCCGGCATGTGGTTCCAGGATCTCTTCAACTACGACTTCCGCCGCACCGAGCAGTGCATCATCCCCTACGCCACACAAGAGGGTGAGATCAGCTTCTGCGCGTACAACACTGGCGTAGGCTGGCGCAACATTATCGAGAAGATGCACATGACCTCCACCCTCACCAAGTGGTACGAGGAGCATGGCCGTCACGAGATCTTCGCCGGCGGTAAGAAGGTTGGTCTCGAAGCTGAGATGAAGTACGACCTGGTCCTCAACGACGAGCATGTCAACGCCGCCGCCAACGACACCTTCGACAAGTCCGGCATCGCGAAGAACTCTCGCGAAGAAAAGATCCGCGCACGCGATGCAAAGATCAAGCAGGACGCCGAAAATGCTCGCATGGCCAAGCTCTACCGCAAAGAGATCCTGCAGGAGCCCGATGCTCCCGCTGGCTTCATCTCTCTCGGCGAGATCAAAGCCGCACCAGCGCCCAAGGTCGAAGAGACCGTCTCCGGCGACTAA
- a CDS encoding tetratricopeptide repeat protein, with protein MSEIARFIIGAFGFVAIAIAAPAQNTPLFRFAEKPGPHLVGLKVVDQYDYSRTYRSKSDDLGKPYKGERARPLQTLIWYPAEKTASRPMTVGDYGNLAATETSFDKPSLSIAHQKWLDGIKPTLAMPMWAVRDAPALSGRFPVVIYAPSFSAMSWENADLCEYLASHGYVVIASPDMGASTRDMTDDIVGITAQARDISFLIGYAQTLPNTDMSALAVAGFSWGGISNLFAAARDNRIDALVALDGSMRYYPGLVKQGDVHPEQMAIPLLFFTQGGMTLEDQSQYLNSEANRGPSVLNAWAHGDLVLVRMLGLVHVEHSSMYQRNEDVWEGFPEQQIADYGREDGIAGYTWIARYTLHFLDAYLKHDTAAMVWLKKTPAENGAPQHFLSASYRPAKGAPATLESFRAELGQQGFDHAEDVYAAIRKESTDFKLDESTVNYWGYELMTDGHLPEAIDIFKLNVKNYPDSGNTYDSLGEAYMRSGQKQLAIESYNKSLEKDPSNSNATRKLKELGVHPAEPK; from the coding sequence ATGAGTGAAATTGCTCGCTTTATTATCGGTGCATTTGGGTTTGTAGCAATTGCGATCGCCGCACCTGCACAAAACACACCTCTGTTTCGGTTCGCAGAAAAGCCAGGACCTCATCTTGTCGGCCTCAAGGTGGTCGATCAATACGATTACTCCCGCACATACCGGTCGAAGTCCGACGACCTGGGCAAACCGTATAAGGGCGAGCGCGCCCGGCCCCTGCAGACGCTCATCTGGTATCCAGCCGAAAAGACCGCTTCAAGACCGATGACCGTCGGCGACTACGGCAATCTCGCGGCTACGGAGACAAGCTTCGACAAGCCCAGTCTGTCCATTGCCCATCAGAAGTGGCTCGACGGCATCAAGCCCACACTCGCAATGCCCATGTGGGCGGTGCGCGATGCTCCAGCTCTATCGGGGCGCTTTCCTGTCGTGATCTACGCACCTAGCTTCTCCGCAATGTCCTGGGAAAACGCGGACCTGTGCGAATACCTCGCCAGCCACGGCTACGTCGTCATCGCCAGCCCTGACATGGGTGCATCAACGCGCGATATGACCGACGATATCGTCGGGATCACTGCGCAGGCCCGCGACATCTCCTTTCTCATCGGTTATGCACAGACATTACCCAACACCGACATGTCCGCACTTGCCGTAGCCGGATTCAGCTGGGGCGGCATCTCTAACCTCTTCGCCGCTGCACGCGACAACCGTATCGATGCCTTGGTGGCCCTTGACGGCAGTATGCGCTACTACCCCGGACTGGTTAAGCAAGGCGACGTGCATCCAGAGCAAATGGCGATTCCTCTTTTGTTTTTCACCCAGGGAGGAATGACACTCGAAGACCAGTCCCAATACCTCAACAGCGAAGCGAACCGAGGGCCCAGTGTCCTCAACGCATGGGCGCACGGTGATCTCGTCCTGGTGCGTATGTTGGGGCTAGTGCACGTCGAGCACAGCTCAATGTACCAGCGGAACGAGGATGTCTGGGAAGGTTTTCCCGAACAACAGATCGCCGACTATGGTCGCGAGGACGGAATCGCCGGTTACACCTGGATTGCCCGCTATACCCTTCATTTTCTCGACGCCTATCTGAAACACGACACAGCGGCAATGGTCTGGCTCAAGAAAACACCTGCTGAAAACGGCGCGCCCCAACACTTCCTGTCTGCAAGCTACCGTCCGGCAAAAGGCGCGCCCGCAACTCTCGAATCCTTTCGTGCTGAACTGGGCCAGCAGGGCTTCGATCACGCCGAAGACGTCTATGCAGCCATAAGGAAGGAATCAACAGACTTCAAGCTCGATGAATCGACAGTTAACTATTGGGGCTACGAACTGATGACCGACGGCCACCTCCCCGAAGCCATCGACATCTTCAAACTAAACGTGAAGAACTATCCCGATTCAGGGAACACCTATGACAGCCTCGGCGAGGCTTACATGAGATCCGGTCAGAAACAGCTGGCTATCGAAAGCTACAACAAGTCGTTGGAGAAAGACCCTTCCAACAGCAACGCCACTCGAAAGCTGAAGGAACTCGGAGTGCATCCAGCGGAGCCGAAGTAG
- a CDS encoding YcbK family protein, which translates to MQRLCAKGFAAVAATTMLMLGVTGLSWAKSVRTRVHAGLHSTLHTSSRSKTHSVAITGEEVVPGVMPDEISSGVVSGELPEDGKPYQLRMTNLHTGESLDVVYRIGDTYIPEALDKLNYFLRDHYTQDVVHYEPKEFDVLHAMMSRLGQASGVIQVVCGYRTPETNEALRHASVKTGVAEHSQHMEGHAIDLRVPGVSTVQLRNTALSLHAGGVGYYPVSQFVHVDVGPVREWAFGVTPRRPGHKTHGGRATGM; encoded by the coding sequence ATGCAGAGATTGTGCGCGAAAGGTTTTGCGGCGGTTGCGGCCACTACGATGTTGATGTTGGGGGTAACCGGTCTTTCGTGGGCCAAGTCGGTGCGTACCCGAGTACACGCCGGGCTGCACAGCACTCTCCATACCTCCTCGCGAAGCAAAACGCATTCGGTGGCGATCACAGGCGAAGAGGTTGTGCCCGGCGTAATGCCCGATGAGATCTCTTCGGGTGTGGTCTCGGGCGAGTTGCCGGAGGATGGAAAGCCGTATCAACTGCGGATGACGAATCTGCACACCGGCGAGAGTCTGGACGTAGTCTACCGGATCGGCGACACCTATATTCCTGAGGCGCTGGACAAGCTGAACTATTTCCTGCGCGATCACTATACGCAGGACGTAGTCCACTACGAGCCAAAGGAGTTCGATGTGCTGCACGCGATGATGTCGCGGCTGGGACAGGCGAGTGGCGTTATCCAGGTTGTCTGCGGGTACCGGACGCCGGAGACCAATGAGGCGCTGCGGCACGCGTCTGTGAAGACCGGGGTCGCCGAGCATAGCCAGCACATGGAAGGTCATGCGATCGACCTTCGCGTACCCGGTGTTTCGACGGTGCAGTTGCGGAATACCGCGCTTTCGCTGCACGCCGGTGGGGTTGGATACTACCCGGTGTCGCAGTTTGTTCACGTAGACGTGGGGCCGGTGCGAGAGTGGGCGTTTGGCGTAACTCCGCGTCGTCCGGGACATAAGACTCATGGCGGCCGCGCGACCGGGATGTAG
- a CDS encoding ornithine cyclodeaminase family protein has protein sequence MLFIGEEQVRASLSYEELIPAMRQALADFSAGRVVQPLRTVMSVAAHSGWFAVMPAVYGDVMGAKMVTFYPGNADRGKHTHQAVIQLFRAETGEPLAMMDGRLITEMRTAAVSAVAVDLLARPEAKVLGILGSGVQARSHLRALSRVRKFEEIRVWSRTQSNARRFAADVGAQVRTAEEVVSGADVVLTLTSSPEPVLFGRWLKKDAMVCAVGAVTPNRRELDEEAMQGAVVVESREAALREPGDILLAKAQVSAEIGELLLGKALERRDRPVVFKSVGIAIEDVASARLVYDTLIAAERS, from the coding sequence GTGTTATTTATCGGTGAAGAACAGGTGAGGGCGTCGCTCTCGTATGAAGAGCTGATCCCAGCCATGCGGCAGGCGTTGGCGGATTTTTCTGCAGGCCGCGTGGTGCAGCCGCTGCGAACGGTCATGTCCGTGGCCGCACATTCCGGATGGTTTGCCGTGATGCCCGCCGTCTACGGAGACGTGATGGGGGCGAAGATGGTCACGTTTTACCCCGGCAACGCCGATAGAGGGAAGCATACGCATCAGGCAGTGATTCAACTGTTTCGTGCGGAAACGGGCGAGCCGCTGGCCATGATGGACGGGCGGCTGATAACGGAGATGAGGACGGCGGCGGTATCGGCTGTGGCTGTCGATCTTCTCGCGCGACCTGAGGCGAAGGTGCTGGGCATTCTGGGAAGCGGTGTTCAGGCTCGGTCCCATCTGCGGGCGCTGTCGCGGGTTCGGAAGTTTGAAGAGATTCGCGTTTGGAGCCGTACACAAAGCAATGCAAGGAGGTTCGCCGCGGACGTTGGGGCACAAGTAAGGACAGCGGAGGAGGTGGTATCCGGCGCGGACGTTGTGCTGACGCTGACAAGTTCGCCGGAGCCGGTCCTGTTCGGTCGATGGCTCAAGAAGGACGCGATGGTGTGTGCAGTCGGTGCCGTGACGCCAAATCGCAGGGAGCTCGACGAAGAGGCGATGCAAGGAGCGGTTGTGGTCGAATCTCGAGAGGCTGCGCTGCGAGAACCGGGAGATATTCTTCTGGCGAAGGCGCAGGTAAGTGCTGAGATTGGAGAGTTGCTGCTGGGAAAGGCTTTGGAAAGAAGAGATCGTCCCGTGGTGTTCAAATCCGTCGGGATTGCGATCGAAGACGTAGCTTCGGCGAGACTGGTCTACGACACGTTGATTGCCGCTGAGCGCAGCTAA
- a CDS encoding YceH family protein: MQLDPIQLRVLGSLIEKEITTPENYPLSLNALVNACNQRSSREPVLELGEEEVRQALHTLEDLALTNPVRDARVPKYEHRVRTVLNLRRDETAVLCLLLLRGPQTPGELRSRADRLYTFDDLAAVQSTLERLATRTAADDSTPEKTGPLVAILPRQPGSREARYAHLLGTPPDLTAYPAERAESVTSTTQRITQLEAEIATLSAAIKALQTRVDYLEVRLGSQAEVPVSPDDSSVR; the protein is encoded by the coding sequence ATGCAGCTCGACCCCATCCAGCTTCGCGTCCTCGGCTCGCTCATCGAAAAAGAGATCACCACTCCTGAGAACTATCCGCTCTCGCTCAACGCACTGGTCAATGCGTGTAATCAGCGCTCCAGCCGCGAGCCCGTCCTCGAGCTTGGGGAAGAGGAGGTTCGGCAGGCGCTCCACACGCTTGAAGATCTTGCCCTCACTAACCCCGTCCGCGACGCCCGCGTTCCCAAGTACGAGCATCGTGTCCGGACCGTCCTCAACCTCCGCCGCGACGAGACTGCTGTCCTTTGCCTGCTGCTGCTGCGCGGTCCACAGACACCCGGCGAGCTTCGCAGCCGCGCCGACCGCCTCTACACCTTCGACGACCTTGCAGCTGTCCAATCCACCCTCGAACGCCTCGCCACTCGCACAGCGGCGGACGATTCGACTCCGGAAAAGACCGGACCTCTCGTAGCCATCCTCCCTCGCCAGCCCGGCTCCCGCGAAGCGCGCTACGCTCATCTCCTCGGAACGCCACCGGACCTTACCGCCTACCCTGCCGAACGAGCCGAATCGGTCACCTCAACCACTCAACGCATTACTCAATTGGAAGCTGAAATCGCAACGCTTTCCGCTGCCATAAAGGCTCTCCAGACACGCGTTGACTACCTCGAAGTTCGCCTCGGATCGCAAGCAGAAGTGCCTGTGTCTCCCGACGATTCCTCTGTAAGATGA
- a CDS encoding PAS domain-containing sensor histidine kinase, translated as MTLNRRAQFRRESDAENDNLARLVAQLPEAILCFNHNWIVTYANAEAVRVSRIQPSDINSKSHWQLFPETVGTALERTYRTVMQTRLPQHIEHFYAPFDVWVDVHILPTDEGVALYYRDVTDRKRAEGLRDSAVRQLRQIFDASPDSIVCIDRNWNCTFANRAALDILKTDTLIGENLWERFPSNQKEPFRSHYRTTMDRRIATEFEAYYPAPLDIWFRVSARPFEDGIIIFSSDITDRKGAELLRDAAARQLRQVLETTTDAVVSLNRDWNFTFLNRRARELLSPIGELLGKNLWKEFPAAAEPGSDFRYHYHRAMEEGIPGEFEAYYPEPFNLWLSVQCRPYDDGMVLFFRNVTARHQSDQVLKRQQDLLASVQQTARAATWDVDYATGKATYGAGSYPVFGHPLAEIPDARSFKKFLLPKYLPTIASAVQAAVETGQMIVVECQIQAADGRILWIENRGQIVSVAGKPVSLRGLSIDITDRKKSEEALVTSEARYRVLADLNPQAIWMGAPDGSITYANQGFLDYIGLTIETIGGHNWLNAFDPEDRQRVTEAWTHSVATGAEYDIEARLLRAKDRSARWWWLRAQAVRDESGQILHWLGVAIDIDDRKRFAETLQQRQEETERQRSELESIYQTAPVGLALFDAATLRYLRINDRQVEIIGLPREKILGQVITDVVAIPGLKELLQTAASGRPVRSHLLHGELPGRPGEQRSFNVSYSPVFAADGSVEAIAAVVLEVTLQKKAEAALIQSEKLAAVGRLASSISHEINNPLEAITNLLYLINLSADLPENTREYLHTAQSELSRVCQIATQTLRFHRQAVRATHVSAADLVNAVLNLYQGRLANSHIKVEASYKTSTTVLCFENDIRQVLNNLIANAIDAMRGNGGHLIVRAHDATDCSSDSQPPRQGIRITIADTGHGMSTAVKARLFEPFYTTKDLNGTGLGLWISAGIVTRHQGRLTYRSSEHPIHHGTIFSLFLPLAEVDATIPT; from the coding sequence GTGACTCTCAATCGCCGTGCTCAGTTTCGGCGTGAGAGCGATGCCGAGAACGACAACCTCGCACGCCTGGTTGCGCAACTGCCGGAAGCGATTCTCTGCTTCAACCACAATTGGATCGTCACCTATGCCAACGCGGAAGCTGTTCGAGTCAGCCGCATCCAGCCCTCCGATATAAACTCCAAAAGCCACTGGCAGCTCTTCCCGGAGACCGTTGGCACGGCTCTGGAACGCACCTACCGCACCGTTATGCAGACTCGCCTTCCTCAGCACATCGAGCACTTCTACGCTCCATTCGATGTCTGGGTCGACGTGCACATCCTCCCTACCGACGAAGGCGTCGCTCTCTACTACCGAGACGTTACCGACCGCAAACGCGCCGAAGGCCTTCGCGACTCGGCCGTCCGCCAGCTGCGGCAGATCTTCGACGCATCCCCCGACTCCATCGTTTGCATCGATCGCAACTGGAACTGTACCTTCGCCAACCGCGCGGCGCTCGACATTCTCAAAACGGACACACTCATCGGTGAGAACCTATGGGAGCGCTTCCCGTCGAACCAGAAGGAGCCTTTTCGCTCTCACTATCGCACGACGATGGACCGGCGCATCGCCACCGAGTTCGAGGCCTACTACCCGGCGCCGCTCGACATCTGGTTCCGCGTCTCCGCACGACCCTTCGAAGACGGCATCATCATCTTCTCGAGCGACATCACCGACCGCAAGGGCGCAGAGCTTCTTCGTGATGCCGCCGCGCGCCAGCTCCGCCAGGTTCTCGAAACCACCACCGATGCCGTCGTAAGCCTGAACCGGGATTGGAACTTTACCTTTCTCAATCGCCGCGCCAGGGAGCTTCTCAGCCCCATAGGCGAACTCCTCGGAAAGAATCTCTGGAAGGAATTTCCCGCCGCGGCGGAGCCGGGCAGCGATTTCCGTTATCACTACCATCGAGCGATGGAGGAAGGAATTCCAGGTGAGTTCGAGGCCTATTATCCGGAGCCCTTCAACCTCTGGCTCTCGGTTCAATGCCGGCCTTACGACGACGGTATGGTCCTCTTCTTCCGCAACGTCACCGCACGGCATCAATCCGATCAGGTTCTCAAGCGGCAGCAGGATCTTCTCGCCTCCGTCCAGCAGACCGCTCGCGCCGCCACCTGGGACGTGGATTACGCAACTGGCAAGGCCACCTACGGAGCCGGCTCATATCCAGTCTTTGGCCATCCCCTCGCCGAAATCCCCGACGCTCGCTCCTTCAAGAAATTCCTTCTCCCCAAATATCTGCCTACGATTGCTTCGGCCGTGCAAGCCGCGGTCGAGACAGGTCAGATGATCGTGGTGGAGTGTCAGATACAAGCTGCAGATGGTCGCATTCTCTGGATCGAGAACCGGGGCCAGATCGTCTCGGTTGCCGGCAAACCTGTCAGCCTTCGCGGCCTCTCCATCGACATCACGGATCGCAAGAAGAGCGAAGAAGCTTTGGTCACAAGTGAAGCCCGGTACCGTGTCTTGGCCGATCTCAATCCGCAGGCCATCTGGATGGGCGCACCAGACGGCAGCATTACCTATGCCAACCAGGGATTCCTCGACTACATCGGACTCACCATCGAAACCATCGGCGGCCACAACTGGCTCAATGCCTTCGACCCCGAAGATCGGCAGCGCGTCACGGAAGCCTGGACTCATTCCGTCGCCACCGGAGCCGAATATGATATCGAGGCACGTCTTCTACGTGCTAAAGACCGTTCTGCTCGCTGGTGGTGGCTTCGCGCCCAGGCGGTTCGCGACGAGTCCGGACAAATCCTCCATTGGCTTGGGGTGGCCATCGACATCGACGACCGCAAGAGGTTCGCTGAAACCCTCCAGCAACGCCAAGAGGAGACCGAACGTCAGCGATCAGAACTCGAATCCATCTACCAGACCGCTCCCGTAGGGCTCGCTCTCTTCGATGCCGCCACGCTTCGCTATCTCCGCATCAACGATCGTCAGGTGGAGATCATCGGCCTACCCCGCGAGAAGATCCTCGGCCAGGTCATTACTGACGTCGTCGCAATTCCCGGGCTCAAAGAGCTGCTCCAGACGGCTGCTTCCGGCCGGCCGGTGCGCAGTCATCTCCTCCATGGCGAACTTCCCGGACGTCCTGGCGAACAACGTTCTTTCAATGTCAGCTACTCTCCCGTCTTCGCGGCAGACGGTTCGGTCGAGGCTATCGCCGCTGTTGTCCTCGAGGTCACCCTTCAGAAAAAAGCTGAGGCTGCCCTTATTCAGAGCGAAAAACTGGCCGCCGTCGGTCGTCTGGCCAGCTCCATCTCCCACGAGATCAATAATCCGCTGGAGGCCATCACCAACCTGCTCTATCTCATCAACCTCTCTGCCGATCTGCCCGAAAACACACGCGAGTATCTCCACACGGCACAGAGCGAACTCTCCCGCGTCTGTCAGATCGCCACGCAAACCCTCCGCTTCCATCGTCAGGCCGTCCGTGCTACCCACGTCAGTGCAGCCGATCTCGTCAACGCCGTCCTCAATCTCTATCAGGGCCGCCTCGCCAACTCGCACATCAAGGTGGAGGCCTCCTACAAGACCAGCACCACCGTACTCTGCTTCGAAAACGACATCCGGCAGGTCCTCAACAACCTGATTGCCAATGCGATTGACGCCATGCGCGGCAACGGCGGACATCTCATCGTCAGAGCCCACGACGCCACCGACTGCTCCTCCGACTCGCAGCCACCGCGTCAAGGCATTCGCATTACAATCGCCGACACCGGGCATGGCATGTCCACCGCGGTAAAGGCTCGTCTCTTCGAGCCCTTCTACACCACCAAAGACCTCAATGGCACGGGACTTGGCCTTTGGATCTCCGCCGGCATCGTCACACGCCACCAGGGCAGACTCACCTACCGCAGCAGTGAGCACCCCATCCACCACGGCACAATCTTCTCCCTGTTTCTTCCCTTGGCAGAGGTCGATGCGACCATCCCCACCTAG
- a CDS encoding glycoside hydrolase family 2 protein: MQKFAIRHILTAALLLAAPAFSQTNPQANTTVLVDIDHRPATSLDGDWHTIVDQYSTGIYTLHQELRKDGFFMNAPFDPNGHPQDYNFANAPTLRVPGDWNTQRPELLYYEGPIWYEKDFQHTAAPNTRTFLHIGAANYRTFVWVNTRKICEHEGGFTPFDCDITAALHDGNNFVVLSVDSTRIADGVPTLQTDWWNYGGLTRDVSLVEVPDQFIDDYDLHLSRTDRSVIEGYVHLASAPAGTPVTVTIAELHAKVESTVDANSRAVISIPTKSLSLWSPENPKLYKVEISSGPDKIEDTIGFRTIETRGTQILLNGQPVFLRGISIHAEAPFRTGRAYTQKDVDTLLGWAKELGCNYVRLAHYPHDERMTRTADRLGLMVWSEIPDYWALQFDNPAVLAKSKQQLSEMIRRDRDKASIVLWSVANETPNTEARTKYLTAMVDLAHQLDPTRLVTAALLVRTEKTATGSNKIVDDPLGKALDVIGTNEYIGWYEQHAEGADTTTWDIRYDKPLIMSEWGGDAKAGNHAPSGDTHPALWTEEYQAEIYRHQIAMLNKIPQLRGTSPWILMDFRSARRVNPGLQDNFNRKGLVSDQGVRKQAFFVLQKAYKDKTLGKAE; encoded by the coding sequence ATGCAGAAGTTCGCAATCCGTCACATCCTGACCGCCGCACTCCTTCTCGCCGCGCCGGCCTTTTCCCAGACGAATCCTCAGGCCAACACCACGGTGCTCGTTGACATCGACCATCGCCCAGCCACCTCTCTCGACGGCGACTGGCATACCATCGTCGACCAGTATTCGACCGGCATCTACACCCTGCATCAGGAGCTTCGCAAAGACGGCTTCTTCATGAACGCTCCGTTTGACCCGAACGGCCATCCGCAGGACTACAACTTCGCTAACGCGCCCACTCTTCGCGTCCCCGGCGACTGGAATACCCAACGCCCGGAACTCCTCTACTACGAAGGTCCTATCTGGTACGAGAAGGACTTCCAGCACACTGCCGCGCCGAACACCCGCACCTTCCTTCACATCGGCGCGGCCAACTACCGCACCTTCGTCTGGGTCAACACCAGGAAAATCTGCGAGCACGAGGGTGGATTCACTCCCTTCGATTGCGACATCACGGCTGCCCTCCACGATGGCAACAACTTCGTGGTCTTGTCGGTTGACAGCACCCGCATCGCTGACGGAGTTCCCACGCTCCAGACCGATTGGTGGAACTATGGTGGCCTTACTCGTGACGTATCCCTCGTAGAGGTTCCCGATCAGTTCATCGATGACTACGACCTTCACCTCAGCCGCACGGACCGATCCGTTATCGAAGGCTACGTCCACTTGGCGAGTGCACCGGCAGGCACCCCGGTTACCGTCACCATCGCCGAATTGCATGCGAAGGTCGAATCAACGGTAGACGCGAATTCACGCGCCGTCATCAGCATTCCCACGAAGTCCCTCAGCCTCTGGTCGCCCGAAAATCCCAAGCTGTACAAGGTCGAGATCTCCTCGGGCCCCGACAAGATCGAAGACACCATCGGCTTCCGCACCATCGAAACCCGCGGCACGCAGATCCTCCTCAACGGCCAACCCGTCTTTCTTCGTGGCATCTCCATCCACGCCGAAGCCCCCTTCCGCACCGGCCGCGCTTACACACAAAAAGATGTCGACACCCTCCTCGGTTGGGCCAAAGAACTTGGCTGCAACTACGTTCGACTCGCCCACTACCCGCACGACGAGCGCATGACCCGCACCGCCGACCGCCTCGGCCTCATGGTGTGGTCTGAGATTCCAGACTATTGGGCCCTCCAGTTCGACAACCCCGCTGTCCTCGCAAAGTCCAAGCAACAGCTCTCCGAGATGATCCGGCGCGATCGCGACAAGGCTTCGATCGTGCTATGGTCCGTTGCCAACGAGACGCCGAACACTGAGGCCCGCACGAAATACCTCACCGCAATGGTCGATCTCGCGCATCAGCTCGATCCCACTCGTCTCGTCACTGCGGCTCTTCTTGTTCGCACGGAGAAGACCGCAACCGGTTCGAATAAAATCGTCGACGACCCGCTTGGCAAAGCGCTTGATGTTATTGGCACGAACGAATACATCGGCTGGTACGAACAACACGCAGAGGGTGCCGACACCACAACATGGGACATTCGCTATGACAAGCCTCTGATCATGTCTGAGTGGGGTGGTGACGCAAAAGCAGGCAACCACGCGCCCTCCGGCGATACTCACCCGGCGTTGTGGACGGAGGAGTATCAGGCCGAAATCTATCGCCATCAGATCGCGATGCTGAACAAAATCCCTCAGCTTCGCGGCACCAGCCCTTGGATTCTGATGGACTTTCGCTCGGCCCGTCGCGTCAACCCGGGCCTGCAGGACAACTTCAACCGCAAGGGCTTAGTCTCCGATCAAGGCGTCAGGAAGCAGGCCTTCTTTGTCCTTCAAAAGGCCTACAAAGACAAAACTCTTGGCAAAGCGGAGTAG